A genomic stretch from Kovacikia minuta CCNUW1 includes:
- a CDS encoding C39 family peptidase: MIYTLKIDHDTWFKLSTAQSATLPENQKQAISAGTILPISSYEVVGSHIKVSLGVDAQGKQLAYQGHNTWYVFRPHVEILQDGKPLNLLPTSVNLPIPHYDYYDQNDNQEAPGGSCNVTAIAMDLAYLGVPQQHPQMRYPDELDAYCDHHNLDRHAPLDLAKVVEAYGCQDSFSYNSNWGFIKTWIASGLPVVVHTQLTQSGHVILLRGFDETGVWVNDPNGVWTPDGYDESKSGENLHYSWELMYQTVSSDNQLWAHHINH, from the coding sequence ATGATCTATACACTTAAAATTGACCACGATACCTGGTTTAAACTAAGCACAGCCCAGAGTGCAACGCTGCCAGAGAACCAAAAGCAAGCCATTTCTGCGGGGACAATATTACCCATCTCCAGTTATGAAGTTGTTGGCAGCCACATTAAAGTTTCACTGGGTGTGGACGCTCAAGGAAAACAGCTTGCTTACCAGGGACATAACACCTGGTATGTATTTAGACCCCATGTTGAAATTCTGCAAGATGGAAAACCCTTGAACCTGCTCCCAACATCGGTTAATTTACCCATCCCCCACTATGATTACTACGACCAAAATGACAACCAGGAAGCACCAGGGGGATCGTGCAATGTAACGGCGATCGCAATGGATTTAGCCTATTTAGGTGTTCCTCAACAACATCCCCAAATGCGCTATCCCGATGAACTTGATGCTTACTGCGATCACCATAATTTAGATCGTCATGCGCCACTCGATTTAGCCAAAGTTGTTGAAGCCTATGGATGTCAGGATAGTTTTAGTTACAACAGCAATTGGGGTTTTATTAAAACCTGGATTGCAAGTGGGCTGCCCGTAGTAGTGCATACCCAGTTGACGCAATCAGGACACGTCATTTTACTCCGAGGTTTTGATGAAACAGGTGTTTGGGTAAATGACCCGAATGGAGTTTGGACTCCTGATGGATATGATGAAAGCAAAAGTGGAGAAAATTTGCATTATTCCTGGGAGCTAATGTATCAAACTGTTTCATCGGATAACCAGCTTTGGGCACATCACATTAATCACTAG
- a CDS encoding DUF1906 domain-containing protein: MSVLTGTVQSASSGLVGFDTDTKLDLTTAKLFRQSGYYFCLRYISLATEDDDDLDHDEAQAILDAGLALMPVQHVRYAGWMPDESMGAQTGQAAADNAIHVGFPSKVNVWLDLEGISSDATAATVVAYCNSWYDAVAQVGYLPGLYVGANSILDSQQLYNDLKFQHYWHSLSIVPNVAVRGYQMIQSDGGTVHGVGIDKNLTQADASQGQVQWLIQQG, from the coding sequence ATGTCTGTTTTAACCGGAACGGTGCAAAGTGCGTCGTCAGGTTTAGTTGGCTTTGACACCGATACAAAGTTGGATTTGACAACTGCCAAACTCTTTCGCCAGAGCGGGTATTATTTTTGCCTGCGATACATCTCCCTGGCAACGGAAGATGATGATGATTTAGATCACGATGAAGCTCAGGCAATTCTGGATGCAGGGTTAGCCCTGATGCCCGTGCAGCACGTTCGATATGCTGGATGGATGCCTGATGAATCAATGGGTGCCCAAACAGGGCAAGCCGCAGCGGACAATGCCATTCACGTAGGCTTTCCATCAAAAGTTAATGTCTGGCTTGATTTGGAGGGAATTAGCTCCGACGCCACAGCGGCTACCGTCGTTGCCTACTGCAACAGTTGGTATGATGCCGTTGCCCAGGTTGGATATCTACCTGGACTTTACGTAGGTGCTAATTCAATTCTTGACAGTCAACAGCTTTATAACGATTTGAAGTTTCAACACTACTGGCATTCCCTCAGCATCGTGCCAAATGTGGCAGTACGAGGTTATCAAATGATCCAATCGGATGGCGGTACGGTGCATGGGGTTGGCATTGATAAAAACCTGACTCAAGCCGATGCCAGCCAGGGCCAGGTGCAGTGGTTGATTCAGCAGGGATAG
- a CDS encoding DUF11 domain-containing protein: MTRPLKSLPLTLLGSSALLLCVLSGWVKPAQAEGSRNLFPNGAPGSRASLEWVANTRYGPTAPVDNSLLRRTLLQVYANAGEYILMGSTAVGVNSGNVVIFNPGTVTGRVGNETIPGTPNYQCSAQRTATGNTNQGRITSRTQELAGPDTITNPLTATRGNQIASGYVPCFYQAPTSGIYYVAFYGPSGGNSTAGGGPTAEIDMINANNFNATQATSTSAWDVTVRSSLTSTTDINGRLFADYLALFTNNNGRPVESDIYMVTKDGYRYFTDLNGLDANGWVMYGNDVGFYDSDGQTPLYHDVVGDSAQLTNLQGGTNFALPTHIIFFSNPMSNAGATEAIAARGIPLVPTAPMVSNASFTGTFSGNTSTQNTGGTFQFSSNVPGSYEIVLSRDGVNFDPTHPSNRRLTGLITTAGIQTIAWDGRDNSSGFFPVGSNYPVRITVRNGEYHFPLIDAENSIRGGPSFTLLNAVNPLGNTTGFYDDRGYRTIGGTIVGTVGTVLCGGSPPNPPNSNMMSGFNMTSTQRAFGTPTGGNTNVSCTGSFGDTKGLDVWTYIPSTAASTSVNIIPNTPDPTIAKSHTGSFTQGGTGTYTITVTNSGGVATSGTVTVADTLPTGLTPTAATGTGWSCAIAGQTVTCTRSDALAALVSYPAITLTVSVAANAPTSVTNTATVSGGNDGNTGNNSSSDPTTITAASATPRILLVKRITAVNGVNITTTVDDPGSTNDNAANWPTPVDATSGISTYLRGATNGGTIKPGDVLEYTIYFLSNGGSPATNINLCDLVPGNSTFIPNSFSSSPESGINLAIGATSTNLTNVPDSDGGQFFNVGATPSVSCSAANTNGSRGGECGQKPRNVTQRHCPRHPE; the protein is encoded by the coding sequence ATGACCCGCCCCCTCAAATCTCTCCCTCTAACTTTACTTGGCAGTTCTGCCCTCCTGCTCTGTGTCTTAAGCGGTTGGGTCAAACCTGCACAGGCAGAGGGGAGCCGCAACCTCTTTCCCAATGGGGCACCAGGTTCAAGAGCCAGTCTGGAATGGGTCGCAAACACCCGTTACGGACCGACTGCTCCGGTGGATAATTCCCTGTTGCGGCGCACTCTGCTGCAAGTTTATGCCAATGCGGGCGAGTATATTTTGATGGGGTCAACGGCAGTTGGTGTAAACAGTGGCAATGTGGTGATTTTCAATCCTGGTACGGTAACCGGGAGAGTGGGCAATGAGACAATCCCAGGAACACCGAACTACCAGTGTTCCGCCCAAAGAACCGCAACCGGAAACACGAACCAGGGGCGAATTACCAGCCGTACCCAGGAACTGGCGGGACCCGATACGATTACCAATCCCCTGACTGCCACGCGGGGTAATCAGATTGCTTCTGGCTATGTTCCCTGCTTTTACCAGGCTCCCACAAGTGGCATCTACTATGTCGCGTTTTATGGTCCCTCTGGTGGTAACAGTACCGCAGGCGGTGGCCCTACGGCAGAAATTGACATGATCAACGCCAACAATTTCAACGCCACGCAAGCTACGAGTACCTCTGCCTGGGATGTCACTGTTCGTAGCAGCCTGACCTCAACGACAGATATCAACGGACGGCTGTTTGCCGATTATTTGGCTTTATTTACCAACAACAATGGCAGACCTGTTGAATCAGATATTTACATGGTCACAAAGGATGGCTACCGCTATTTCACGGATCTGAATGGGCTGGATGCAAACGGGTGGGTGATGTATGGTAACGATGTTGGATTTTATGACAGCGATGGGCAAACCCCGCTCTACCATGACGTTGTGGGTGATAGTGCGCAACTCACAAATCTTCAAGGGGGGACGAATTTTGCATTGCCAACCCATATCATCTTTTTCAGCAATCCGATGAGTAATGCGGGGGCAACTGAAGCGATCGCTGCCCGTGGCATCCCACTTGTCCCTACTGCTCCAATGGTCAGCAATGCCAGTTTTACGGGGACTTTCTCAGGCAATACCTCGACCCAGAATACGGGAGGCACCTTTCAGTTTAGTAGTAACGTTCCCGGTAGTTACGAAATCGTTTTGAGTCGAGATGGCGTCAACTTTGACCCCACCCATCCAAGTAACCGTAGATTGACAGGACTGATTACCACGGCGGGCATTCAAACTATCGCCTGGGACGGTAGAGATAACAGTAGTGGCTTTTTCCCTGTGGGTTCCAACTATCCCGTTCGGATTACGGTGCGCAATGGTGAGTACCACTTTCCCTTAATTGATGCCGAAAATAGCATCCGTGGTGGTCCCAGCTTTACGTTGCTAAATGCCGTTAATCCGCTGGGGAATACCACTGGTTTTTACGACGATCGCGGCTACCGGACGATCGGTGGCACGATTGTTGGCACTGTGGGAACCGTCCTTTGCGGTGGATCGCCGCCCAATCCGCCGAATAGCAACATGATGAGCGGATTCAATATGACATCTACCCAACGCGCCTTCGGAACCCCAACTGGGGGAAACACGAATGTCTCCTGTACAGGCTCTTTTGGAGATACAAAAGGTTTGGATGTCTGGACCTATATTCCCAGTACTGCCGCTTCCACGTCCGTTAATATTATCCCCAATACACCCGACCCCACGATCGCCAAAAGTCATACAGGCAGCTTTACCCAGGGCGGTACGGGCACCTACACGATTACTGTTACAAATTCGGGAGGGGTGGCAACCAGTGGCACCGTCACTGTGGCAGATACCCTGCCCACTGGACTCACCCCCACTGCCGCCACTGGCACAGGTTGGAGCTGTGCGATCGCAGGACAAACGGTTACCTGCACGCGCTCTGATGCCCTGGCAGCCCTTGTCAGTTATCCCGCAATTACGCTAACGGTTAGTGTCGCTGCCAATGCCCCCACCAGTGTCACTAACACCGCCACGGTTTCAGGTGGAAATGATGGCAACACGGGCAACAACAGCAGCAGTGACCCAACGACCATTACTGCTGCCAGTGCCACTCCCAGAATTCTCCTGGTCAAGCGCATCACTGCGGTCAACGGAGTTAACATCACCACCACGGTGGATGACCCCGGTTCCACTAACGACAATGCGGCAAACTGGCCCACTCCCGTTGATGCAACCTCTGGCATCAGCACCTATCTGCGGGGGGCAACGAACGGCGGCACTATTAAACCTGGAGATGTTTTGGAATATACGATTTACTTTTTGTCCAATGGCGGTTCTCCTGCAACAAATATCAACCTGTGCGACCTGGTGCCAGGGAATAGCACCTTTATTCCTAATTCATTTAGTAGTTCGCCAGAATCGGGAATTAATTTGGCGATCGGTGCCACTTCTACCAACCTGACCAATGTGCCCGATTCGGATGGGGGGCAGTTTTTCAACGTCGGTGCCACCCCTTCCGTTTCCTGTTCTGCTGCCAACACCAACGGGAGCCGTGGTGGTGAATGTGGTCAAAAGCCCCGCAACGTTACCCAACGCCACTGCCCCCGGCACCCCGAATAA
- a CDS encoding lipase family protein, with protein sequence MISTTLCLECRSLCASVAAYGIDPTGKYIPLNPYYHAVGFLAPPVAFAAGDDDIDACLVGTTDQGVVLAFRGTIPPDIHDQQSLLDWISDLTAEPIAVPGIPGKVHEGFWEDLSTLWEPVVKEIKQQMNASGKSLPLYITGHSKGGALSSLAAFRLKLQEGIVPTAVYTYASPHPGDTTFASQYQLVIPNHIRYEYGNDIVPHVVPDAAFIDAIAQIPELGKFFKGMETWDYSPVGTLKFIQWDKKTIDSDSLELDVERLARLVGAIAECRFEAIIAAHSASCGSGYMSGVCPSGVCV encoded by the coding sequence ATGATTTCAACGACTCTTTGTTTAGAGTGTCGATCGCTGTGTGCGAGCGTCGCTGCTTATGGAATTGATCCAACGGGCAAATATATTCCCCTAAACCCCTATTACCATGCCGTTGGGTTTCTTGCCCCACCTGTTGCATTTGCAGCCGGAGACGATGATATCGATGCCTGCCTGGTGGGTACAACCGATCAGGGTGTGGTGCTTGCATTCCGTGGCACGATCCCGCCAGACATTCATGATCAACAAAGTCTGCTGGACTGGATCAGTGATTTAACTGCTGAACCGATCGCGGTACCTGGGATTCCAGGCAAAGTGCATGAAGGTTTCTGGGAAGATTTGTCAACCCTGTGGGAACCTGTGGTGAAGGAGATTAAACAACAAATGAATGCGAGTGGGAAATCATTGCCGCTTTATATCACAGGTCACAGTAAAGGGGGTGCCCTATCCAGTCTGGCGGCATTTCGGCTCAAGCTACAGGAAGGCATTGTTCCCACGGCTGTTTACACCTATGCTTCTCCCCATCCAGGGGATACCACCTTTGCCAGCCAATATCAATTAGTGATTCCCAATCACATCCGTTATGAATACGGCAATGACATCGTTCCCCACGTCGTTCCCGATGCGGCATTTATTGATGCGATCGCTCAGATTCCTGAATTGGGCAAATTCTTTAAAGGCATGGAAACCTGGGATTACAGCCCGGTTGGTACGCTCAAGTTTATCCAATGGGATAAGAAAACCATTGACAGTGATTCTCTAGAACTCGATGTAGAACGGCTAGCTAGACTGGTTGGGGCGATCGCAGAATGCCGCTTTGAGGCGATCATCGCTGCCCATTCAGCAAGTTGTGGAAGTGGTTATATGAGTGGAGTCTGTCCATCGGGGGTCTGTGTATAA
- a CDS encoding WD40 domain-containing protein has protein sequence MLFVYQNLTLKLLGSPQISLDGQPLTHFISRKAQALLIYIAVTGKLHSREMLAELFWQNMPSSQSLKNLRTVLPNLRQLVGSHLIITRQTIEFNRECPYCLDVEVIQAIATHPKTTNLQFLSEAVTQYQGDFLEGFYVPDAPEFENWALMERERLRELAIDGLHSLAEQYLQQQDYAAGLTVTRKLLAFDPWRETAHQQQMLFFACTGQRQAALTQYESCRQILADEFNVEPMAETTELYERIRAGCDRQWDRLKTEPPAEGKANSSFISLTDSGDFHTPTTNCDWGEAIDISIFYGRETEIATLQQWMVQDRYRMILLLGMGGMGKTALSVKLAQMVQANFEYVIWRSLRNAPPLESLLADLVPFLSDQQDSKADIGRLLFWLRSHRCLVILDNVETLFQEGNRAGQYRPGYENYSELFKLLGEVQHQSCVLLTSREKLAEVAAMEGNQTVQTFPVAGSWTTARALLENRGLFGSPGQKQQLAERYSCNPFALKIVASSIQDLLDGDIEEFLKQEVVLFSGIRRLLEQQFERLSTLEQSIMRWLAINREWTTIAELSTDTAPPVPRAKLLEVLESLSWRNLIERRQGSYTLQPIVMEYVTDALVEQVGNEIANQTIDVLGNHALLKTNAKEYIRETQQRLIVTGVATQLQTKIETPAKIETQLQEILRLLQNQSTSMVYASGNLINLSCHLQIDLTGYDFSQLTLRNAQLQGQWLQSVNFQNSQFEATLFTQIVKISFSLAFSPDGKWLANGDGSGSIFVRRAVDGQLLLSWQGHCNTIWTLVWSPDGQTLAAGSDDYIIRLWNIATGDCFKKLRGQSNCIWALAWSPDGVVIASGSDNHTLGFKKLSGHNSWIWSVAWNPDGHVLATGSEDGTTRLWDAQTGECLKVLSVSQMRIFSIAWSPDGQRVACGGGDSTVQIWDVKTGQCLQRLEGHTNSLWAVAWQPTGHLLASCGADDLIRIWEVDTGKCTQILQVDRPYEGMNITGVMGLTEAQTATLKALGAVEIS, from the coding sequence ATGTTATTCGTGTATCAAAATTTAACTTTAAAACTCCTGGGTTCCCCCCAAATCAGCCTGGATGGACAGCCGCTCACCCACTTTATTAGCCGTAAGGCGCAAGCATTATTGATCTATATTGCCGTAACTGGCAAACTGCATAGCCGTGAAATGCTGGCAGAGCTGTTCTGGCAGAATATGCCATCCAGTCAATCACTGAAGAATCTGCGAACAGTGCTGCCCAACCTGCGGCAACTGGTCGGGTCGCACCTGATCATTACCCGGCAAACTATTGAATTTAATCGAGAATGCCCTTATTGCCTGGACGTGGAAGTGATTCAGGCGATCGCAACCCACCCCAAAACCACCAACCTCCAGTTTCTCTCTGAAGCAGTGACTCAATACCAGGGAGACTTTTTGGAGGGGTTCTATGTGCCGGACGCGCCGGAATTTGAAAACTGGGCACTGATGGAGCGGGAACGGTTACGGGAGTTGGCGATCGACGGCTTACATAGCTTAGCTGAACAGTACCTTCAGCAACAGGATTATGCTGCCGGATTAACGGTTACCCGTAAGCTATTGGCGTTCGATCCGTGGCGGGAGACTGCCCATCAACAGCAAATGCTTTTTTTTGCCTGTACGGGGCAGCGCCAGGCAGCTCTGACGCAATATGAAAGCTGCCGTCAAATTCTGGCAGATGAATTTAACGTCGAGCCAATGGCAGAAACAACCGAATTATACGAGCGTATTCGAGCCGGTTGCGATCGCCAATGGGATCGGCTCAAGACAGAACCACCCGCGGAAGGGAAGGCAAACTCAAGCTTCATCTCGCTGACCGATTCAGGGGACTTCCATACTCCGACTACCAACTGCGACTGGGGTGAAGCCATTGATATTTCTATCTTCTACGGTCGGGAAACGGAAATTGCAACGCTGCAACAGTGGATGGTTCAAGATCGCTATCGCATGATTCTGCTGTTGGGCATGGGTGGCATGGGCAAGACAGCTCTATCGGTCAAACTGGCTCAAATGGTGCAGGCTAACTTTGAGTATGTGATTTGGCGATCGCTGCGAAATGCCCCACCGCTGGAATCCCTGCTGGCGGATCTGGTGCCATTTTTGTCTGACCAGCAGGACAGCAAAGCCGACATTGGACGGTTGCTGTTCTGGCTGCGATCGCACCGATGTTTGGTGATTTTGGATAATGTCGAAACCCTTTTTCAGGAAGGCAATCGCGCCGGGCAGTATCGTCCGGGTTATGAGAATTACAGCGAACTGTTCAAGCTGCTTGGAGAAGTGCAGCACCAGAGCTGTGTCCTGCTTACCAGCCGAGAAAAACTGGCTGAAGTGGCGGCAATGGAAGGCAACCAGACCGTGCAAACTTTCCCGGTTGCTGGATCATGGACAACGGCGCGGGCATTGCTGGAGAATAGGGGATTGTTCGGTTCTCCAGGGCAGAAACAACAGTTAGCAGAACGGTATAGTTGCAATCCATTCGCGTTGAAAATTGTTGCCAGTTCAATTCAGGATCTATTAGATGGCGACATTGAAGAATTTCTTAAGCAAGAAGTGGTTCTGTTCAGCGGGATTCGACGGTTGCTAGAGCAACAGTTTGAGCGGCTCTCCACCTTAGAACAAAGCATCATGCGTTGGTTAGCCATCAACCGAGAATGGACGACGATCGCAGAGTTGTCCACAGATACAGCCCCTCCAGTGCCCCGCGCTAAACTGCTGGAGGTGCTGGAATCTTTAAGCTGGCGAAATTTAATTGAACGACGACAGGGAAGCTATACGCTCCAGCCTATCGTCATGGAATATGTCACGGATGCATTAGTAGAGCAGGTAGGAAATGAAATCGCTAATCAAACGATCGATGTCTTGGGCAATCATGCGTTACTCAAAACAAATGCCAAAGAATACATCAGAGAAACCCAGCAGCGGTTAATTGTGACAGGTGTTGCCACTCAATTGCAAACTAAAATCGAGACACCAGCGAAAATTGAAACACAATTGCAGGAAATTCTCAGGCTGCTGCAAAATCAGTCTACTTCAATGGTGTATGCCTCAGGTAATCTGATTAATCTTTCCTGCCATTTGCAAATTGATCTGACCGGCTATGACTTTTCCCAGCTTACCCTGCGAAATGCCCAGCTTCAGGGACAGTGGCTTCAATCCGTCAATTTTCAAAATAGTCAATTTGAAGCAACCTTATTCACCCAAATCGTTAAAATTTCGTTCTCCCTTGCCTTCAGTCCGGATGGCAAATGGTTGGCGAATGGGGACGGGAGCGGCAGTATTTTTGTGCGCCGGGCGGTTGATGGTCAGTTACTTTTATCCTGGCAGGGGCACTGCAACACGATCTGGACCTTGGTCTGGAGTCCCGATGGTCAAACCCTTGCCGCTGGTTCAGATGACTACATCATCCGATTATGGAATATTGCCACGGGTGACTGCTTCAAAAAGTTACGGGGGCAGAGCAATTGCATCTGGGCACTGGCATGGAGTCCCGATGGTGTGGTTATCGCTAGCGGCAGCGATAACCACACCTTAGGTTTCAAAAAATTGTCGGGGCATAATAGCTGGATTTGGTCTGTTGCCTGGAACCCTGATGGACACGTGTTGGCAACGGGCAGTGAGGATGGAACGACGCGACTCTGGGATGCTCAAACGGGGGAGTGTTTGAAGGTGTTGTCGGTCAGTCAAATGCGGATCTTCTCTATTGCCTGGAGTCCAGATGGACAAAGGGTTGCCTGTGGGGGTGGCGACTCGACGGTTCAGATCTGGGATGTGAAAACAGGTCAGTGTCTACAGCGACTTGAAGGACATACCAACTCCCTCTGGGCTGTGGCGTGGCAACCCACTGGACATTTGCTTGCCAGTTGTGGAGCCGATGACCTGATTCGAATCTGGGAAGTTGACACAGGTAAATGCACCCAAATTCTTCAAGTTGATCGCCCCTACGAAGGGATGAATATTACGGGCGTGATGGGTTTAACTGAAGCTCAAACCGCAACCTTGAAAGCATTGGGCGCAGTTGAGATCAGTTAA